The genomic stretch ATTGCCACAGTTAAAACAAATCATAGTTTTTCACAACCTAAAAATTTTTTTTAAAAAGCTATTGAAAATTTAAAAATTTATGCGATAATATAATTAGAGAAATACATAAAAATTATACACAAAGAATGCTAATTTGAACAGAGCTTTTAAAAATAAGTGAAGCATATGTCGATAAAGGCAAACCTGTCGAAAGGCAGGGGCGCAAAGCCATGGGTCTGTCGGAAAAGGGTTTTTACCTTTTCCTATGATTGCCAGGCTGCCGAAACATATGTCCAAGGGTAAAGGGAGTAAAAAAGAGTATTTCCCTTTGGTAGAGAGGCACCTGGCAGTAAAGGCAGGTGCCTTTTGATATATTAAAATGAGCAAGATTTTGCTTGCTCAACTTAAAGGAGGTGTAAAAAGTTATGAAGCATCATGTTTTAAAGAAATGGTCAATTGCTATACTTTTGGTAATTATTTTATCATTAGGTTTGAGTAGCATTGCTTTTGCACAAGATGAAACTCCTATTCAATTTAGTGGTAGTTTTACTGTAACAAATGAAGGAGGAAAATTCCAGGTAGGCTTTGTAGAAATTGATTTTAAGAAAGACTCGCTACCTGATGGAATAGATGCAATTACCTTTTATGCACAGATATATGCTGAAAATGGAATTGTGTACATTGAATTTTCACCAGATGCTAAGTTCAAAAAAGATGTGCACCTAAGATGTGAAGGATATAAAGGGTACATCTATGATAGGTCTGCGGGGAAGAATATTTATGTCAAACTTAAAAAACAACAGCTAAAAACAGATCATTTTTCAAGGTTTGTATGGTCATTCTAAGATAATCCCTCTATCCTCATAACCCCTCGAACTCCTTTATATATTTTGAACGACCCTCATAATTAATATGAGGGTCGACTTTTTTTCTTTTCTTTCTTGACCTTATACATATTCTCATCAGCTATTTTAATCAAGTCTTCGGAGTTCAAATTGGAAGTTGGGGAATATTCAGCAAATCCATAGCTTATTTGAATCTTATAGGGCTTTTGGACTTTTGCGTTAAACTCGTCGATTTTATTTTGGATTCTTGTGAGAACAATATTAGCTTCTCTTATTGTTGCTTTATAAAGTATCAACACAAACTCATCTCCGCCATATCTGAATGCTATATCATAACTTCTGATACTTTCTTTTAGAATTTGAGCAAAGCTTTTTAAAAGTTCATCGCCTATTTGGTGGCCAAATGTATCGTTTACTTGTTTTAATCCATCGACATCAATAAAGCAAACAACAAAGTGTGTTTCATTCATTTTGGAGAGTTGTATCTGCTTTTCTAAATAAATCATTCCTTCATTTCGCGTAAACAGACCTGTCAGGTCGTCCAAAGATGCATATTTTTTAAACTCTTCTTGTTCTATTAAAATATCTTCACTCAAGTTTGCAATCACTTGTTTCATAGAATTAAATAAACTGATTAGAGCATAACGAGTGTTTGCAATATTTTTTTCTATCCTTTGGTAAAGATGAATTCGTTCAATTAATAAAGACGCTTGAGATGCAAGTGACAAAATAATTTCTTCATCTTCTTTTGTAAAGTCAACAATATTTTGGTAGATGTTGTCTTCTGTTAGCTTAATGGAGTTGTCTTTCTTTTTGTTTATTATCTGCAAAACACCAATCACATTGCCTTGATAATCAATCATGGGTATTGCCATAAGATTTAGGGTTTTATAATGTAAAGCTTGGTCGAAAAGTTTAAACTGCTGCAGGTGAGAATTTTGGATATTTTGAATGTTGTTAATTGTAACAGGAATGCCATTTTGGGCAACGTATCCGACAATGCTTTGATTATCTATAGGTATTTTATAACCAATGTAATTGAAATCAACTGAGTAGTTTTTGGAAAGTGTGATGACTAAATATTTTTGTCCTTCAAATTCTTTTACGATATAGAGGGTACCACCATCACTATTTGTGATGTCAATGCTTTCATTTAAGATCATTTCTAAAATGGTATCGACGTTTTTCTCTCGTGAAATTGTAATTCCAATTTTATTGAGTTTTCTGATTAGTCTTTTTAAATCTTGGGGATTATTATATTCGATCATTTTTTTCATCCCTCTCAGGTACAATTTCTTGAGGTATATTAAATCCTAAATTTTTAGCTAAATTTATATCAAACCTTTCATCAATATGTATACAATAAACCTGTTTTCTTTTTGAAGGTGGTATTTGTTCCGAAAGTTCCTTTATGGAAAGATGGGGATGATGGTTATGATTTGCTGAACAAGTGTCTTGGAATAAAAAATCTATTTCGCCTTCCAAAAATTTAGTTAGAATATAAAGAGGGATTGATTTTGAGTCCCCACTGTAATAAAATGTTACATTATTCAAGTAAATTAGATATCCAAAACAAGGCAATTCATTTACATGAACTTGTTCTAAGGATATTACCGTAAGTTTACTGAGATAGTTAACAAAGTCCTGAGGGGTTTTCAAAGTGTATATCTCATTTCTGATACCCATATAGTCAAGTAAATTTGATATTATTTCAGGTTGAGGAAAGATGAGAGTTATTTTCTTACTTAGTTGATAATAACAATACAATATTAATTGACCTAAACTTGCAATGTGGTCAGGGTGTGTATGAGTTATTAAAACATTTAAATGTAGATATTTTTCAAGTAGTTTCAAATTCAAAAGGGAATTTAATATACCTCCACCACAGTCAATTAAAAAAAGATTATCTTCCAAATCGAAGTAAGCAGAGGTATTGTTATAATTAGGATTAAAAGCACTTCCAATTCCCAGAAATTTCAAAGGGTTTTCCTTTGACATTTTTATTTCTTCACCACCATTTATTAATTAACAGCTTAAAAGCAATTTAAAGCTCTGCTCCAGTACTTTTTAAACCTTCACATATTTCCTCAAGAGTTTTTTCTTCTGAAGGCTTTATTTCATAGAAACTCCATTTGGTTTTGAATGAAAAGTTATAGTTTTGTGAATTTGCCTTTTCAATCATTTTTCTTTCTATCCTTTTGGCAATCATTTTAGCTTTTATCAAATCGACGTTATAAAGTAGAAGGACATACTCATTTTCTTTTACCATTACAGGAATATCATATATTCTTATTTCTGACGAAAGTACTTCATAGAATATATTTGATAATTTATTATCTGAAGTTTCGATTAATAAATAACATACAGTTATAATTGTCTCAGTAACTTTTGAGAGTTCAATTTGTTTTTTACAAAGTTCAAGTCCTTCTTTAAACTCAAGAACTTTTTTTCTTTTCTCATCTTGAAGATACTCTATGAACTTTTGCTGACCTGTCAGCATTATATCATTTAAAGTTAAAATTGATTTTTTTACCGAGTCGAAAATATTACTTAACATTTTTTGAGTATTTATTATCAGTTGTTCATTTTTTTGATAAAGCAAAATTCTGTCTAAAATGATTCCTAAAAGTGCCGAGATTGCTAATATTATTCTTGCATCGTTCTCAGTATAGTCAATAGTAAATATATGAGCATTATTTTCTTCAAGTTTTAATTGAGGTTTTGCCTTCTTATTAACAACTTGCAAAACTCCTGTAACACTGTTTGTGTAATCAAAAATTGGTACTATTATAGTGTTAATTGTAATATAATGCAAACTCCTGTCAAAAAATTTGAATTGCCTATATTCATGATTTTCAGGTAAAGATAAAGTGTTATTTATGACCACAGGTTTGCGATTAGAAGCAACATATCCTGCTAAACTAATAGAGTTTATAGGCAGTGAGTATCCCAAGTAAAACTCAAAATTGACTGATTGATTTTTTGTAGCTTTAATTACAAGTTTTTCCTCGTTTTCTATCATTTCTTTAAAATAAATTGTGGCACCATCACTTGTCGTAAGTTCTAAACATATATCAATGGTTTGACGGAGAATATCCTCTATATTTTTTTCAGTTGAAACATATAATATATAAGAGCTCAATTTCTCAAGAATATTTCGTAATTTCGAAATTTGGTCATAAAATTCTATCATAATGTCAAAGTCACCACTTTTAAGAAAATCGCTATATAAAATTATCGCAAAATTTAGATGGTAAATCAATATAGGCGTTTGCAAAATGGGTGGTGATTGAAGGTAAGAGTGCCAATACTAACATGGAATACAATCAAGATACAAAAAGAAAAGCAAAATGATAACCAAATATTATCTATACCAAAAAATAATCAGCGACAAACATATGACAAAAATTAACAATTTCAAAGAAAACAATAATATCCTGAGCCTTCTTAACTCCTTGTTTTAGAAGGTTAAGTAAAAACAAAACTGTAAATTTTTTGTAAGAAATAGATTTAAAAAAATTGTGGTTTTAAGCGATAAGTTTTTGATAGTCAATAAAGAAGCAATAGAGTTTGGTATTGTGAGCAAGGATGAATAAGAGCGAAAAAGTAATGGCTCAGAAGCAAGAAATCAGAGAAAATAGAAATATGGTCATAAGGACAGAATAGTATCAGAACCCATGTAGGATTTTAAGTGGTAAATAGTCTGCTCTACAGCGACACGTTTTTTGTAGAGGTCTAAAAACTCTTGAGAATTTCTGTTTATACATAGGAAAGAGCGAAAATCGTCAGGGTAAGTGTAAACTATTGCCCCTGATTTAGAGGTAGTACAAGGTTGAGGGCAAGAGCAGATGCGTTTGCCATCTTTGTATTGTGACATAGGGCAAGTCCATTTAAGGCGCAAAGAGCGATTTTTACCCTGACATTTGCCTTCAGGTTTAAAAGGTTGATTGAACTTTTTACAAGAAGAAGCACCATCCTCAGAAATAACGATATTAGGGTCTGATGTAGGTATAGTATTTTTAGAAGTTCTTGTATTCAGAAGGATAACGATTTTGGAGAAGTTAAAGGTATTTTTTAAAGTGGAGTATATGTTGTGGGAATCCAAAGCACTGTCAGCGATTGATGGTAGAGAAATTATTGGGGATGTAGGAGAATAGAGTTTTGAGCGAAGGAATTAAAGCGGCAGAAGTCGGAGATAGCTTTTGCTTCTTGTTTGTCCGAGGAAGCAGAATCATAGTTAAATAGAGGAACTAAAGCTAAAGGGATACCAAGAGCATTTGTAATGACAGCAAATTTCAAAGCCCAGCAGAAATGGCCATTTGTGAACATAAGGCGGATGTTAGGATTAGCGTTAGCACTTTTAGGCAAAGAAGAATAGACAGCAGAAGTAGATTTTGTCAGAAGACAGCTGCGGGTTAGCTTTTGAGGTATTTTTCAGCAGTAGATGAATGAATTTAGGGTTATTTTCACGAACCTTTGGAACAATACCAGTTGTGTCGAAGATTAAGATTGAAGAATCTTGGGGGCATTGTTGGAGAGAAATATTGTGTGCATGGATAGAGATATTTTGAAAGAGTTTATGGATTTCACTGTTAAATAGTTTTCTGAAGCGAGAGAAAGTAGAAATAGAGGGGACATTGCCATTTATTAAGTTACAAAATAAACGGAGTTCATAAGTGTTAAGAAGAACAGTGCGAAGCTGTGTAAGGGTATTTAGTTTGAGTAATTTTTGGACAAGGAAGCACAGAAGCATAGATTCTAAGGAGAAGTATCTATGCTTGCCAAAGTGTTTATAGTAAGCATTGTAGAAAGAAGAAGGTATGTAGTTTGACAAGTCGATGAATTTATTGAACAAGCCCAAGAGGGTATCAAGAGTTGTTAAGAAACCAAAGCCTTTAGGTGGGAGAATAAATCTAAAAATGAAAGTTGTTTAGGTTTGGTGTTGAACATTTTGGAACCCTCCTCATAGTAGAAGATTTGTTTTATATAATCATATTTTACTACAATTATGAGGAGGGTGACCAGACTTTTTTGATTCTATGTAAAGCTTGATAACGCTCGTCTTGAGCGTTTTTGCAAAAAGCTAATAAAGGTTAGAAATAAATTACACAATTTTGTAATCATTTGATAATATGAATTATAAAAATTATGGTTATAATGAAAGTATCACAATTAAAATAAATTTAAGAAAGGGGTTCAGAGGAGGATGAAATTATTTAAAAAGCGTCTTTTGCTGATATGTGTAATGTTGGTTTTTGCTATAGTACAAATTTTTTCTGCAATTGCTTTTGCGCAAGGCACATCAAATCCTATTTTTTCTGACCTTCCTCAAAATCACTGGGCTTATAACGCTGTAAAATTTATGGTAGAAAGAGGAATTATAACAGGTTATCCAGACAACACGTTCAGACCAAATAATCCAGTCACAAGGGCAGAGTTTGCAAGGATTATGGTAATTGGGTTAAATCTTCCTATCAAGGTTACAGACAATCCATCATTTAAAGATGTGCCAAAAGAACATTGGGCATATCCTTATGTAGAGACAGCAAAATATTATTTAACAGGTTTTAGAACTCAAAATGGAGATTATTTTAAACCATCTGACTATGCTGTAAGAGAAGATATGGCAGTTGCACTTGTAAAAGCCAAAGGGTTGCAAAACGAAAATGTTGATATGAACATCTTAAATAATTATGTTGACAAAGAACAAATATCAAAAAACCTTGCTAAATATGTTGCAATTGCAATTGCAAAGGGTATCATGGTAGGAACTCAAATTCCGAATTCAAATCAATATAAGTTTGATCCGCAAGGAATTCTTACTCGTGCTCAGGCAGCAATGCTACTGTACAATATTTTGAATACCCAATTAATCGAAGAAAAGATTACCTATGATGATAATTCTTCAACAGGTTCTAATCAGCAAAATAATTATCCTGTACCTAATGTCACTGCTTATACAAAGGGTGATAAGGTTGTACTTGTTTGGAATAGAATAAATGATAAAAAATTTAAAGGATATGCAATTGTTATCTCAAAAAACAATAGCCAACCCGGATATCCGCAAGATGGTTATCTTACAATCTTATCTGACAGAAATGCCAATTATATAGAAATTGGAGTAAACTCAAAATATAACAATGGCGATTTTGGAGCTTATATAAAGAGCGGAGAAGAGTATTATTTCAGTGTTACAGCAATCTATGAAGGAAATGTCAATGTAAAAGGCAATGCTGTAAAAATGAGAATGCCAATTATACCAAATTATTTTGAAAAACCATCTGTAAAGTATGAATATAAAGACAATAAATTTGTTTTAAGCTGGCAAAAGATAGACGATTCCCGACTCGTAGGATATTGGATTGTGATATCCAAAAAGAGTAAAGAACCTAAATATCCTGACAATGGTTATCTTGTTTTTATCAATGACAAAAATACAACTCAGATTGTTATTGACAACACAATTCCTTACAAAAGTGGAGATTTCGGTGAGTATTTAAAAGATGGTGAAGAATATTATTTTAGTGTAACAGCTCAGTATCAGGACAGGGTTGTCCCTGGGAATAGCATCAAGGCCATTTATTATTCTAATTTGGAGATTGCAAAATTAAGACCAAAATTGCAGGCAAAAACAGTAAGATGGAGGGGACAGTGGTATATAAACTTAAGATGGGACAAAATTGATAGCGATAAGCTTCAAGGATATAAAGTTGTAGTATCTGAGAAAAACTCAACACCCGACTTAAATAAAGATGGGTTACTGGCAGTAATATCAGATAAAAACGTTACTTCTGTAAATATCAAAGCAAAAGATAAGTATTTACTAAATGGAGAATATAAGGAACTCAAAAGAGGACATTACTATTACTTTACAGTTTATGCCATTTACTCTGATAGAGTAGTAGGTGGCAATGTAATTAGAATAAAGATACCATAAGAAGCTAAAGGGGCATTCCACAAAATGGTTTGCCCCTCATTTATATTTTTTTCTGGCAACTATTTTATTTTCTCCAGTCTTTCCTTTACACTTTTCAAATCCCTGTAAAAATCCTCTCTTTTGCCTGGGTCTCTTAAAAGTGCCGCTGGATGGTATGTAGCCATAATCCAAAATCCACCTTTTTCAAACCACTTTCCCCTGTCTTGAGTGATTTTAAGGTCTTTTCCAAGAATATATTTCATAGCTGTTGCACCAAGACAGACAATTATTTTTGGGGAGATAAGTTTTATCTGAGCTCTCAAAAAAGGCAAGCAGTTTTGCGCCTCTACCTCTGTTGGAACGCGGTTGTTTGGGGGTCTACACTTTAAAATGTTGCAGATATAAAAATCTTTTTCTCTTGAAAGCTCTAAAGAAGTCAAAGCCAAGTCCAAAAACTTTCCTGCTCTTCCTACAAACGGTTTGCCTTGCTTGTCTTCTTCTTCACCCGGAGCTTCACCAACAAACACAAGCTTTGCATTTTTGTTCCCATCACCCACAACAACGTTTGTGCGATTTTTGGAAATAGGGCACTTTTCGCACAAAAGACACGCACTTTCAAGCTCTTCCCATGTAAGCATACCTTTTCACCACGTCTTTGAAAATTTCCAAAGCTTTATCTATGTGAGTTTTTTGAACAATCAAAGGTGGAGCAAATCGTATTACATTGCCTCCACCACAGCTACTAGTCAAAAGTCCAGCTAACGCTAATTCTTTTACAAGATCTTTTACCGGGAAGGAAAATTCAACACCTATTAAAAGACCTAAACCTCTCACATCTGTTATAAAATCAAATTCTTTTTTTAGCTCAAGAAGTTTTTGTTTTAAGTATGTGCTCATTTTATTTACATTTTCAATTATATTTTCTTCTTCGATTATCTTCAATACTTCTAAAGCTGCTCTTGTTGCAAGCAAATTTCCACCAAAAGTTGAACCGTGCTCCCCTGGTTCAAATGTGGCAACCTCTTTTTTGCAAAGCATAGCTCCAATCGGCACACCATTTCCAAGCCCTTTTGCAAGAGTAATTATATCAGGTGTTATATCATACTGCTCAAAACCAAAAAGACTTCCGCACCTTCCAATTCCTGTTTGAATCTCGTCAATTACAAACAAGAGCCCATGTTCTTTGCAAAGGCTATAAAGCTTTTGTACAAATTCTTTTGAAAGTACCTTTATTCCGCCCTCTGCCTGAACAAGCTCAATCATAACCGCTGCTGTTTTGTCGTCTATAGCATTTTTTATCTTTTCAATGTCTGCTTCAACGTTTATAAATCCTTCTGGCATTGGTTCAAAGGGCTTTTGATACTTTTTTTGACCTGTTGCAGCAGTTGTTGCAAGAGTTCTTCCATGGAACGAATTTTCAAGTGTGATGATTTTATATTTAGAAAGCCCTTTTTTATAAAAATAATTTCTCACAAGCTTTATTGCAGCCTCGTTTGCCTCAGCCCCAGAGTTACAGAAAAATACTTTGTCAAATTTAGAAACTTCAGCAAGTTTTTTTGCCAAAAGTGCTTGAGGTTCAATATAAAACAGGCTTGATGTGTGTATAAGCTTTTCAATCTGTTCTTTCAGGGCAGCAACAAATTTTGGGTGGCTGTGCCCCAAATTGCACACAGAAATTCCAGAAATAAAATCAAGATATTCTTTATTTTGGCTGTCATAAAGAATGCATCCTTCTCCTCTTACAAATGCAAGTGGTATTCGACTGCCAAAAACGTTGACATAGTACTGTGAATCATAAGAGATTATCTCATCTAACTTCATTGTTTTGGTCCCTCACTCAAATGTTTTTAATAATTATACATCAACATTTATATTTATTCAACATCAGCTGACTTTTTGCCTTTGAAGATTTTATAGACAACATAACCCACAATTGCAGCAATTATTAGGGCTAATATAAGATAATCAAAACCTTTTAAATGCTCTTCAATTGACTTCCAATTATCTCCAAGTTTTTTGCCAAGATACACAAAAAGGAAGCACCATGGGAATGAACCAAGGATTGTATAAAAGCAAAACTTTGCAAAATTCATCTTTGCAATTCCAGCAGGAAGTGAGATGAATGTTCTTATAATAGGCAGAAGTCTGCTTAAAAATATAGTAATTTCCCCTCTTTTTTGAAAGAATTTTTCTGCTCTTTCGAAATCGTGCTTTGAGATAAAAAAGTATTTACCGTACTTGAGTATAAATGGCCTTCCGCCAAAATACCCTATTACATAGGCTATTACAGATCCTGCTAAACATCCCATGGTTGCAACAATGGTCATGGAAAGTACACTTCCAATTCCTTTGTATACAAGATACCCACCAAGTGGCAGGATGACTTCAGAGGGTATTGGAATGCAGGCAGACTCGAGCGTCATTCCTATGAATATGCCTGAATGACCAAACTGAGAGAGGTATTCAGCAATTGAGATAAATATTTGTTTTATAAACTCCATTTTTTCTTCCTCCAGAATTCTTTCATATAGTATTTTGAAATTAAATATCATGTAATTTGAGAGATATGTGTAGGTAAGGAGAACCATCCTACATGGGAAAAATTTTTGCAATTGTTTCTACAATCTTAGGGTCAATAATAGGTGCTGGTTTTTCTACCGGTCAGGAGGTTTTCTATTTTTTCTCTCAGTTCAAAGAAACAAGCATTTTTTATATTAGCCTTTCTTCCATTTTGATATTTCTTATTTTGCTTTATCTTATAAACATCAAAATTAAGAACAGAATAATTTTAATTATTTTCAAATATTACATATTACTCTTTTCTATAATCACATTAATAGTTATGTTTTCAGCATTTGGTCAGTTAGGAAAAGAATTTTTGGGAGCAAATAGATATATGTTTACTTTGCTTTGTTTTGTCTTGAGCATTGCAATTTTTAAACATGGTTTACTGGCAGTTATAAATATAAATAAAGTTGTGGTTAGCATTTTAACTACAACCATTATTTTAATTTTTCTAAGATTTGTACATAAAAGTGAATTAGTTTTTCAATTTGAAAGTTTACAATATATTTTTCCCAAAAATATTTTTAAACACTTTATCTTTCCTGTCCTTTACTCTACTTATAACTCACTAATTGCTTTTCCTGTAATAGATAGTCTCAAAAAAAGATTTAGCAAAAAGGAAATAAAAATATCAATAATAATATCATCAATACTAATTTTTTTGTTACTGAGTATTATAAACACATTGTTACTTTCAACGGGGAGTATTCAAATCTCCCAGATGCCTCTTTTGAAAGTTGAAAAGAATACTATTTTGCAGTATGTCCTTGTTACTTGTGCATTTTTAGAAATACTCACAACTACTCTTGCAAACTACATAGGGCTTTCTTATTCTATCAAAAATCCAAAAGTTGAATTTGCGATTATCATCGTTTCGCTTATTTTAGGTTTTAATGAGTTTCAGGATCTGCTGAGAAAACTTTATTCTCTCATGGGATATATAGGCCTTGGCATTATAGCAATGCTGAGCTTATCTACACTGCTCTTAAAAGATAGAAAGCTAAAATGACTGCAGCTAAGAAAAATCTATAATATGCAAAGATTTTAAAACCACTTTTTTTGACAATACCAAGCAAAAAATGAATTGCCAGAAAACCTACAACTGCCGATGTAAAAAAGCCAATTGCAAAGTTGGAAAACTCAGCAGACACATGATTGATGTTTTTTAAAAGCGACACAGCTCCTGCACCAAGTATAATAGGTGCTGACATCAAGAACGAAAATTTAGCTGCAGCTTCTTTTTTAAGACCAAGCAAAAGTCCTGTTGTCATTGTTATGCCAGATCGCGAAATTCCGGGGAAAAGAGCAAACGCCTGTGAGACACCAATTAAAGCTGCTTGCAACACATTCATCTTTGAAAGTTCCACTTTGTTTTTTGCGATTGAATCTACATAGTATAGTATGAATCCAAATACTGCAAGCACAATTGCAATCAAAAGATATTGTTTTCTAAAAACTTCTTCTACAATATTTTCAAAAAAGTATCCAAAAAGTGCACCCGGAATTGTTGCAACTATTATGAACCAAAGCAATTTTCCTTTTTCTGACTTTGGCTTTGCAATTCCTTGTACCACGATATCCAAGTAATCCTTCCAAAAATATACAAGTACCGCCAAGAGTGTTCCAAGATGCAAAGCAACATCAAATACAAGAGAGTGTTCTTTCCAGCCAAAAAGCCATGGGAAGATTATCAGGTGTGCAGAGCTTGAAATTGGCAAGAATTCTCCAAGCCCCTGCAATATTCCTAAGAAGATTGCTTGAAATGTTGTCAAAAGCCATACCCTCCTCTGTTTAAAAAAGTCTTAGACTAATCTATTATATCAAAAATATGTAATATGAAAAATTAAAATTCTACGAGAATTTGGTATAATAAAAGGGTATTAAACTTTATTCTTGTTAAGGAGCTGAGAACTAAAAGATGCTTGTACTTGGGATCGAGACATCATGCGATGAAACTTCTGCTGCAATTGTAGAAGATGGAAGAAAGGTTCTGTCAAATGTAATATACTCCCAGATAGATATTCATTATCAATTTGGTGGCGTTGTTCCAGAAATAGCTTCTCGCAAGCATGTTGAAAAAATTTCATACGTTGTTGATATGGCGTTCAAACAGGCAGGTTTGACTATAGACGACATTGATGGTATTGCTGCAACGTACGGACCTGGTCTTGTAGGTTCGCTTCTTGTTGGACTTTCTTTTGCAAAGGCATTAAGCTATGCCAGAAAACTTCCGTTTATTGCTGTGAATCACATTGAAGGGCATATTTATGCCAATTTTATAACATACCCTCAACTTACTCCACCACTAATTGTTCTTGTAGTCTCTGGAGGGCATACTAATCTAATTATTTTTAGAGATTTTGATGAATATGAAGTGGTTGGAAAAACAAGAGATGATGCGGCAGGCGAGGCTTTTGATAAGATTGCAAGGTATTTAGGGCTTGGATATCCGGGCGGTCCTGCCATAGACAAAATCGCAAAGCAAGGTGATGAGAACAAATACAAATATCCTGTTGCTGATGTTGATGGATACAATTTTAGCTTCAGCGGATTAAAATCTGCCGTGATAAACCATGTTCATGGGCTTTGGCAGGGGGGCGAAGAATTTAAAATAGAAGATGTTGCTGCGTCATTTCAAAAAACAGTTGTGAGCATACTTGTTGAAAAAACAATCAATCTTTCACTTGAGACAAATATAAGAAAAATAGCAGTTGCCGGTGGCGTTGCTGCAAACTCAAGGCTAAGAAACGAATTTTATAAAAGGTGTGCTGAGCACAATATTGAATTTTTTGTGCCTGACTTTAAGTACTGTACAGACAATGCAGCTATGATTGCTTCGTGTGGATACTTTAAGCTGCAAAAAGGAATAATATCATCTTACTGTGAAAATGCTGTCCCTTATATAAATCTTTTAAGCAAAAAAAGTTAATAGTTAATTACATCAATAATTTCCCTTTTATAATCTTGAGAAAGGTCCACAAAATAAGGAATGAGTACAGGTGGACCTTCTTTTCTTGCAACAACCTTCACGATTGGTCTTGTCTTGTTGAAAGGATTTTCTTCGTACACAATTGCAATCTCGCCAGTATTTAGAACAACAAAGCAACCCACCGGATATTTAACTACCATCTTTAAAAACTTTTGGACAATATCTTTGTCAAAATGAATACCCGAATATTTTGTAAGATAATCTGCCGCCTTTGTTGGCACTATTTTCTTTTTATACACTCTGTCTGCTGTAAGCGCATCGTAAACATCTGCCACTGCCACAATTTTGGCAAATAGTGGTATTTTATCACCTTTTAGTTTGAGAGGATATCCAGAACCATCAAGTCTTTCGTGATGCAAAAGTGCTACTTCTGCAACTTGTTCAGAAATACCATCCATGTTTTTTACAATTTGATATCCATATATAGTATGTTTTTTCATTTCTTCAAACTCTTCATCAGTAAGCTTTGCAGGTTTATTTAATATTTCATGGGGAATCTTCATCTTGCCAAAATCATGCAGAAGTGCTGCCAAAGCC from Caldicellulosiruptor kronotskyensis 2002 encodes the following:
- a CDS encoding aspartate aminotransferase family protein, with amino-acid sequence MKLDEIISYDSQYYVNVFGSRIPLAFVRGEGCILYDSQNKEYLDFISGISVCNLGHSHPKFVAALKEQIEKLIHTSSLFYIEPQALLAKKLAEVSKFDKVFFCNSGAEANEAAIKLVRNYFYKKGLSKYKIITLENSFHGRTLATTAATGQKKYQKPFEPMPEGFINVEADIEKIKNAIDDKTAAVMIELVQAEGGIKVLSKEFVQKLYSLCKEHGLLFVIDEIQTGIGRCGSLFGFEQYDITPDIITLAKGLGNGVPIGAMLCKKEVATFEPGEHGSTFGGNLLATRAALEVLKIIEEENIIENVNKMSTYLKQKLLELKKEFDFITDVRGLGLLIGVEFSFPVKDLVKELALAGLLTSSCGGGNVIRFAPPLIVQKTHIDKALEIFKDVVKRYAYMGRA
- the tsaD gene encoding tRNA (adenosine(37)-N6)-threonylcarbamoyltransferase complex transferase subunit TsaD; this encodes MLVLGIETSCDETSAAIVEDGRKVLSNVIYSQIDIHYQFGGVVPEIASRKHVEKISYVVDMAFKQAGLTIDDIDGIAATYGPGLVGSLLVGLSFAKALSYARKLPFIAVNHIEGHIYANFITYPQLTPPLIVLVVSGGHTNLIIFRDFDEYEVVGKTRDDAAGEAFDKIARYLGLGYPGGPAIDKIAKQGDENKYKYPVADVDGYNFSFSGLKSAVINHVHGLWQGGEEFKIEDVAASFQKTVVSILVEKTINLSLETNIRKIAVAGGVAANSRLRNEFYKRCAEHNIEFFVPDFKYCTDNAAMIASCGYFKLQKGIISSYCENAVPYINLLSKKS
- a CDS encoding HD-GYP domain-containing protein; the encoded protein is MKKVTVDKLEEGMKLARDVFTENGKLLLPEGFIIKPSFIQKLREHNIDSVYVEDEKAESYVKEEVIYHETFVAIQDLMLSAKAGEVVDPFVAKEIVNDIVGQIIEEEDVFLRIVGFRDVDNYTYFHSVDVSIFAAIIGKLLELDRKQIEDLALAALLHDFGKMKIPHEILNKPAKLTDEEFEEMKKHTIYGYQIVKNMDGISEQVAEVALLHHERLDGSGYPLKLKGDKIPLFAKIVAVADVYDALTADRVYKKKIVPTKAADYLTKYSGIHFDKDIVQKFLKMVVKYPVGCFVVLNTGEIAIVYEENPFNKTRPIVKVVARKEGPPVLIPYFVDLSQDYKREIIDVINY
- the uppP gene encoding undecaprenyl-diphosphatase UppP; the encoded protein is MTTFQAIFLGILQGLGEFLPISSSAHLIIFPWLFGWKEHSLVFDVALHLGTLLAVLVYFWKDYLDIVVQGIAKPKSEKGKLLWFIIVATIPGALFGYFFENIVEEVFRKQYLLIAIVLAVFGFILYYVDSIAKNKVELSKMNVLQAALIGVSQAFALFPGISRSGITMTTGLLLGLKKEAAAKFSFLMSAPIILGAGAVSLLKNINHVSAEFSNFAIGFFTSAVVGFLAIHFLLGIVKKSGFKIFAYYRFFLAAVILAFYLLRAV
- a CDS encoding DedA family protein, producing the protein MEFIKQIFISIAEYLSQFGHSGIFIGMTLESACIPIPSEVILPLGGYLVYKGIGSVLSMTIVATMGCLAGSVIAYVIGYFGGRPFILKYGKYFFISKHDFERAEKFFQKRGEITIFLSRLLPIIRTFISLPAGIAKMNFAKFCFYTILGSFPWCFLFVYLGKKLGDNWKSIEEHLKGFDYLILALIIAAIVGYVVYKIFKGKKSADVE